From Penaeus monodon isolate SGIC_2016 chromosome 6, NSTDA_Pmon_1, whole genome shotgun sequence, the proteins below share one genomic window:
- the LOC119574411 gene encoding uncharacterized protein LOC119574411, with the protein MCQSITFLSSAPSNSRQSNVTTHCMQISSPTSRITLSFRRRIETSPSRSSTSGTACSSGNQLLRNCVDPNNAERTINWSSPKSLSPRCSSYSTILILRDIKVFSKLCSWLALVIISPDLVHELSNMSKAARSAPSTKVTPPPQRLHSLTTYQNDPSSEPQANGLVERLNRTILNVLRTSINAQDNEWDLWIPITQAAINSTFHSSLGDIPNYVVYGDDQRLPYELLQQRPTPVYGDDYAKIVIAQKQEAYRIAREHLRVERDRIIAQQHKLARRKEIADGVLVFHRVSDKSSPMPKLAPDFEGPLRVLKVRHNKALCQNLITNSQAWYHFDTLKLASTHYEDEFDRQRSLTSITPTGIAPDSTPATSFPLSSPGRASLGLPQTTSAQK; encoded by the exons ATGTGTCAGTCAATCACCTTTCTGTCCTCAGCCCCTTCGAACTCCAGGCAAAGCAACGTGACGACCCACTGTATGCAGATATCATCGCCTACCTCGAGGATAACACTAAGCTTCCGCCGACGAATCGAAACCTCCCCATCGAGGAGTTCTACCTCCGGGACGGCCTGCTCTTCCGGAAATCAGCTCCTAAGAAACTGCGTGGATCCAAACAACGCCGAACGTACCATCAACTGGTCATCCCCGAAGTCCTTGTCCCCACGGTGCTCAAGCTACTCCACGATTCTCATACTTCGGGACATCAAGGTATTTTCAAAACTTTGCAGCTGGCTCGCTCTCGTTATTATTTCCCCAGACTTGGTCCACGAGTTATCAAACATGTCAAAAGCTGCCAGATCTGCCCCCTCTACAAAGGTCACACCGCCGCCCCAGCGCCTGCACTCACTTACGACATACCAGAACGACCCTTCGTCAGA ACCTCAGGCAAATGGCCTCGTCGAAAGACTCAACAGAACGATCCTGAACGTCCTCAGAACCTCCATCAACGCACAAGACAATGAGTGGGACCTGTGGATTCCCATCACTCAGGCTGCCATCAACAgcaccttccattcctccctagGTGACATCCCCAATTACGTCGTGTACGGAGACGACCAGCGTCTCCCCTACGAACTCCTGCAACAGCGCCCTACTCCCGTCTACGGAGACGACTACGCGAAGATCGTGATCGCCCAAAAGCAAGAAGCCTACCGCATCGCCCGCGAGCACTTGCGCGTAGAAAGGGACCGCATCATCGCTCAGCAACACAAGCTAGCCCGACGGAAGGAGATCGCCGACGGCGTCCTCGTCTTCCATCGTGTATCAGATAAGTCCTCTCCTATGCCTAAACTTGCTCCTGACTTCGAGGGACCATTACGAGTTCTGAAAGTGCGTCATAACAAAGCTCTATGTCAAAATCTCATTACCAACAGCCAAGCTTGGTATCACTTTGACACGCTCAAACTAGCCAGCACTCACTATGAGGACGAATTCGATCGACAACGTTCCCTCACCAGTATCACTCCCACAGGTATTGCTCCTGACTCCACACCTGCTACTTCGTTCCCATTGTCTTCCCCAGGGCGCGCCTCCCTTGGTCTTCCACAGACAACTTCGGCCCAGAAATGA